The genomic segment TACGCCGCGGCGGGGCGGTCGCCGAAGATCGCGGTGCCGATACGCACGAGCGTCGCGCCGCAGGCGATCGCGACCGCGAAGTCATGGCTCATGCCCATCGACAGGTGCGGCAGCGGCGCCGCGGCGGTGGCGAGGCGATCGCGCAGCGCCCGCAGCGCGGCGAAGTGCGGGCGCGCGTCCTCGGGATCGTCGGTGGGCGGCGGCATGGTCATGAGCCCGTCGACGCGCACGCCCGGGACGGCGCGCAGCGCGGCGATCAGGGCCGGGGCGTCGGCGACCGCCACGCCGCCCTTGGTCGCCTCGCCGGCGACGTTGACCGCGATCAGGATCGGCTGCACCGCGCCGGGCGCGACCCGCTTGCCCAGCTCGACGCCGAGCGCGAGGCTGTCGACCGCGTGGACGAGCGCCACTTGACCTGCGATCTGGCGGGCCTTGTTGCGCTGCAGCCGCCCGATGAAGTGCCAGCGCGGCTGCGTAGCGACGGCGGCCTGCTTGGCGACCAGCTCCTGCACGTAGTTCTCGCCGAGATCGGTGGCGCCGGCGGCGATGGCCGCGTCGAGCGCGGCCACCGGGTGCAGCTTCGAGACGGCGACGAGGGTGACCTCGTCGGCGCGCCGGCCGGCGGCGGCGCAGGCGGCGTCGACCGCGGCCCGGGTGGCGCGATAGCGCGCGGCGACGTCGGTCACGCGGGGTGCCCGAGCGCGAGGTGGACGGTCGCGGCGCCGGTCGCGCGCAGGAGCTCGACCACCTCGGCCAGCGGCAGGCCGGCGACGTTGGTGATCGAGCCGTGGACCGCGCGCACCAGCGCCGCGCCGATGCCCTGGATCGCGTAGGCCCCGGCCTTGCCCTGCCACTCGCCGCTGGCGACGTAGTCGGCGAGCACGTCGTCGTCGTAGGCGCACATCTCGACGTCGCTGGTGACCGCGAGCGCGTGGTGGCGCGCGCCCTTGCGCAGGACCACGGCGGTCGTGACCTGGTGGGTGTGGCCGCGCAGCTGCCGCAGCATCGCGGCGGCGTGATCGGCGTCGTCGGCCTTGCCGAAGATCGTGCCGGCGAGGATCACCGTGGTGTCGGCGGCGAGGACCCAGTCGTCGGCGGTCGAGATCGCGTCGGCCTTGGCGGCCGCGACGCGCTCGACGTACGCGCGCGCGGCCTCGCCGGGGTGGACCGACTCGTCGACGTCGGCGGGGCTGACCGCGAACGAGACGCCGACCCGGGCCAGCAGCTCGCTGCGGCGCGGCGATGCGGACGCGAGGATGAGCATGCGCACCTTATATACAGCCGCGGCGCGGCCGCCGATAGCCGGCCGAAACGGCGACGAGCGCCACGGTGGCGCTCGTCGAGGTTCACGGGGTGTGAGGGCCGGTCACTGCGGCGGCGGCCAGCCGCCACCCTGGGGCGGCGGACCACCCTGGGGCGGCGGACCCCCGAAGCCACCCTGGGGCGGCGGACCCCCGAAGCCGCCCTGGGGCGGGCCACCGTAGCCGCCCTGGGGCGGGCCACCGTAGCCCGGCGGCGGACCCCCCTGCGGCGGACCACCGTAGCCGGGCGGCGGGCCGCCGTAGCCACCGGGCGGGCCCTGGGGCGGCTGCTTCTTGCCCTTCACCATGTCCATGATCGAGTCGTACGCCGCGGGCGCCGTCAGCATCAGCACGCCGAAGTAGGCGAGCAGCATCAGCACCATCCGCACCAGCATCAGGAACCACTCGATGAACTTCACGTGCGGGAAGTGGATCAGGATCGCCAGCATGAGCAGGACGATCTGCGCGACGAGCCACACCAGCAGCAGCGCCGTGACGTGCGGGGCGAACGCGTCGACCGCCTGCATCGCCGGCGGCAGCTTGCGCGCCGGCACGACGAAGATCACGCAGGCGACGCCGATGAGCAGCACCACCACGGTCAGCACCGCGTAGAGCTTGAACAGGGCGCCCGGTGCGTCGAACAGGTCGAACGCGTCGATGAACGGCACCAGCAGCGAGACCGCGCCGACGGCGATGATGATGCGCGCGATCTGATCCTCGGGGTTCGCGAGCCGCGCCAGCAGGCCGAACACCAACGTCGACATGCCGATCGCGTAGAAGCACGTCAGGGCGAGCGGCTCGGCCTGACCCCGGCAGGCGCGCCGATGCCGTTGATCAGCACGCCGGCGTAGGACACGCCGAACGGCAACCACTCGAGGACGATCGGCGGCACCTTGGCGCGGATGTCCTTGGGCGCGGCGGCGACGAGCAGGTACGAGGCGGCCGCGAGCAGCGGCCACACCAGGCCCTTGAACGCGTTGCCCTTGAACGCGAACACCAGCTTGGGGCTGAAGCGGAGCGGAATGAAGATCGCGATCAGCAGCGCGACGCCCAGGACCATGAGCGCCATCTTCTGCAGGTCGACGTCGCGCAGCTTGGCCAGCGGCACGCCGAACAGCGTGCCGGGCTTGGACTGCGGCAGCGCCCGGGCCCAGTCATCCATCGGGCCGGGCAGGTTCTGCTGCGGCGGTGCGAAGCCCTGAGGCGGACCACCCTGAGGTGGGCCACCGAAGCCGGGCGGGGGACCACCCTGCGGCGGACCCCCGAAACCGGGCGGCGGACCACCGAAGCCACCCTGCGGCGGACCACCAGGCGGCGGGCCACCGAAGCCACCTTGGGGCGGACCACCCTGCGGCGGACCTGCGAAGCCGGGCGGGGGACCACCCTGCGGCGGACCTGCGAAGCCGGGCGGGGGACCACCCTGCGGCGGACCTCCGAAGCCGGGCGGGGGACCACCAGGCGGGGGACCCCGAAACCACCCTGCGGCGGCCCACCCGGCGGCGGACCCCCGAAGCCCGGCGGCGGACCGCCCGGCGGCGGACCACCGAAACCACCCGGCGGCGGACCACCCGGCGGCGGACCACCGAAACCACCCGGCGGCGGACCGCCCGGCGGCGGACCACCGAAACCACCCGGCGGCGGACCACCCGGCGGCGGCGCACCGAAGCCCGGCGGCGGACCACCCGGCGGCGGCGCACCGAAGCCCGGCGGCGGACCACCCGGCGGCGGCGCACCGAAGCCCGGCGGCGGACCACCCGGCGGTGGCGCGCCCGGCGGCGGGCCACCGAACGCAGGCGGCGGCGGCGCTGCGGGACCGGGCGGCGCCGACGGCGCCGGCGGCCCCGGCGGCTTGGGTGCGGGCGCGGCCGCGCCGGCCGGCCCGAGCTTGGGAGCCGCGTAGCCGAACATCGTCTTCGCAGGTCCGCCGGCGGGCGCAGCAGGCGCGGCGGGCATCGGTCGCCCGCACGTGCCGCACGCCGGCGCGGTCATCAGCACGGCCGCGCCACAGAACGGGCACGGCCTGGTTGGTGTCGCCATGGCTATCGCTCTCTCCCGGGTTTTGGGCCGCACCGTAACGCGCCGACGGAACGACGGTCAACGCGAGGGACCCGCGATCGCGCGCCCGTGGTACATCGCGAGGCGTGACCGCTCGACTCGACAAGACCATCGGCTTCCTCGGCGCAGGCAACATGGCGGAGGCCCTCATCCGCGGCCTCGTGCAGGGCGGCGTCGTCGTGCCGGAGCGGGTGATCGCGTCGGGGCCGCGCGGCGATCGGCTGGCCGAGCTGGCCGAGACCTACCGCATCGAGACCACGACCGACAACGCCGCCCTCGCGCGCAAGTCCGAGATCGTCGTGCTCGCGGTCAAGCCGCAGATCCTCGAGAAGGTCGTGCGCGAGGTCGCGGGCGCGATCGGGCCCAACACGCTGGTGGTGTCGGTGGCGGCGGGCGTCGACACGGCGACCATCGAGAGCCACCTGCCGTCGGGCGCGCGGGTGGTGCGGGCCATGCCCAACATGCCGGCGCTGGTGTGCGCGGGCGCGACCGCGATCGCGCGTGGCCGCCACGCCACCGACGGCGACGTGCTCGAGGCCAAGACCATCTTCGACGCGGTCGGCCTCACGATCGTGCTCGACGAGAGCCAGCTCGACGCGGTCACCGGGCTGTCGGGCTCAGGCCCGGCCTACATCTTCTTGATCCTCGAGGCGCTCGCCGACGCCGGCGTCAAGGTCGGCCTGTCGCGCCGCGACGCCCAGAAGCTCGCGGCCCAGACCGTGATGGGCTCGGCCAAGCTCCTGCTGGACACCGACGAGCACCCCGGCAAGCTCAAGGACATGGTGACCTCGCCCGGCGGCACCGCGATCGCCGGCCTGCACACGCTCGAGGAGGGCGGCCTGCGCACGACCCTGATCAACGCGGTCGAGACCGCGACCAAGCGGGCGCGCGAGCTGGGGCGCGGCGGCAAGGGATGACGTTCGTGCGCGCCACCGCGGACGGGGTCACGCTCGACGTGCTCGTGCAGCCGCGGGCGTCGCGCGCGCGGCTCGGCCCGATCCACGGCGATCGCGTCAAGCTCGCGGTCACCGCGCCGCCGGTCGACGGCGAGGCCAACGCCGCGGTGATCGAGCTCGTGGCCAAGGCCCTCGGCGTCGCCCGCGGCGCGGTCGCGGTCACCGCCGGCCACAGCTCGCGGCGCAAGACCGTGGCGATCCGCGGCGTCGACGCCGCGCGGGTCGCGGCCGCGATCGCGGAGGCGCCGTGACCCGGGGCTGGGCGCTGGCGGCGGCGGCGGCGCTGTGCGGCTGCGGCGGGCTCACCGGCACGATCGCGCTCGACGTCGTGACCGCGCCCGGCTCGACCGTGCTCGACGACGTCGTCCGCGCGCGGCTGACGCTGTCGTCGCCGCCGACCGTGGTCGAGGCGACCCGCGGCGCCGACGGGACGTTCCGGCTCGAGCTCGAGGTGCCGGCCGACGGCCCGGCCGGCCAGCTCACGTTCGAGGGCTTCGACGCCGGCGATCAGCGCGTCGCGATCGGGCGCACGCCCAACCTGCCGGTGGCCGCGATCGACGCCGACGTCGCGATCTACGTGGCCGCGCCCGACACGCTCGCCGCCGCGCCGGTGACGCTCGATCCGGCCCGGGCCGCGGTCGGCACCGCCGCCTATCCGTTCGGCGTCCTGGTGGCCGGCGGCCGCGACAGCGCCGGCGTCGCCAGCGATCGCGTGGCGATCTACAACGTCTTCACCCACGCGTGGCAGGCCGGCGTCGATCTGCCGGCGCCGCGGGTCGCGCCGACGATCGGCGCCAGCGCGCTGGGCTACGCCTACCTGCTCGGCGGCGACGACGCCAGCGGCGCGCCGACGGGGACGCTCTGGCGCTACGACACCACCGCGGCGCCGGCCGGCGCGGTCGTGGCGCTGGCCGAGCAGCCGACCCTGGCCCGGACCGGCGCGCCGATCGCGCTGGT from the Myxococcales bacterium genome contains:
- a CDS encoding YggS family pyridoxal phosphate-dependent enzyme, encoding MTDVAARYRATRAAVDAACAAAGRRADEVTLVAVSKLHPVAALDAAIAAGATDLGENYVQELVAKQAAVATQPRWHFIGRLQRNKARQIAGQVALVHAVDSLALGVELGKRVAPGAVQPILIAVNVAGEATKGGVAVADAPALIAALRAVPGVRVDGLMTMPPPTDDPEDARPHFAALRALRDRLATAAAPLPHLSMGMSHDFAVAIACGATLVRIGTAIFGDRPAAA
- the maf gene encoding septum formation protein Maf; protein product: MRMLILASASPRRSELLARVGVSFAVSPADVDESVHPGEAARAYVERVAAAKADAISTADDWVLAADTTVILAGTIFGKADDADHAAAMLRQLRGHTHQVTTAVVLRKGARHHALAVTSDVEMCAYDDDVLADYVASGEWQGKAGAYAIQGIGAALVRAVHGSITNVAGLPLAEVVELLRATGAATVHLALGHPA
- the proC gene encoding pyrroline-5-carboxylate reductase — encoded protein: MAEALIRGLVQGGVVVPERVIASGPRGDRLAELAETYRIETTTDNAALARKSEIVVLAVKPQILEKVVREVAGAIGPNTLVVSVAAGVDTATIESHLPSGARVVRAMPNMPALVCAGATAIARGRHATDGDVLEAKTIFDAVGLTIVLDESQLDAVTGLSGSGPAYIFLILEALADAGVKVGLSRRDAQKLAAQTVMGSAKLLLDTDEHPGKLKDMVTSPGGTAIAGLHTLEEGGLRTTLINAVETATKRARELGRGGKG
- a CDS encoding DUF167 domain-containing protein codes for the protein MTFVRATADGVTLDVLVQPRASRARLGPIHGDRVKLAVTAPPVDGEANAAVIELVAKALGVARGAVAVTAGHSSRRKTVAIRGVDAARVAAAIAEAP